The Capra hircus breed San Clemente chromosome 2, ASM170441v1, whole genome shotgun sequence genome window below encodes:
- the NCL gene encoding nucleolin has translation MVKLAKAGKNQGDSKKMAPPPKEVEEDSEDEEMSEDEDDESSGEEVVIPQKKGKKATTTPAKKMVVSPTKKVAVATPAKKAVVTPGKKAAAMPAKKTVTPAKAVVTPGKKGATPGKALVATSGKKGAATPGKGAKNGKNAKKEDSDEEDEDDSEEEDDDDEEEDEPAVRKAAAAFGAAPATDDEDDEDDDDDDEEEEEEEDDEEEDDEDDSEEEPMEIVPAKGKKAPVKAAPVKAKSTAEDEDEEEEDDDDEEEEDDDDEEEEDDEEEEEEEEEEEEEEEPVKEAPGKRKKEMAKQKAAPEAKKQKVEGTEPTTSFNLFIGNLNFNKSAPELKTGISDIFAKNDLAVVDVRIGVSRKFGYVDFESAEDLEKALELTGLKVFGNEIKLEKPKGKDSKKDRDARTLLAKNLPYKVTQDELKEVFEDAVEIRLVSKDGKSKGIAYIEFKTEADAEKTLEEKQGTEIDGRSISLYYTGEKGQSQDHRGGKNSTWSGESKTLVLSNLSYSATEETLQEVFEKATHIKVPQNQNGKSKGYAFIEFASFEDAKEALNSCNKREIEGRAIRLELQGPRGSPNARSQPSKTLFVKGLSEDTTEETLKESFDGSIRARIVTDRETGSSKGFGFVDFNSEEDAKAAKEAMEDGEIDGNKVTLDWAKPKGEGGFGGRGGGRGGFGGRGGGRGGRGGFGGRGRGGFGGRGGFRGGRGGGGDHKPQGKKTKFE, from the exons GCCGGTAAAAATCAAGGTGACTCCAAGAAAATGGCTCCTCCCCCAAAGGAGGTAGAAGAAGATAGTGAAGATGAGGAAATGTCAGAAGATGAAGACGATGAGAGCAGTGGAGAAGAG GTTGTTATCCCTCAGAAAAAAGGCAAGAAGGCTACCACAACTCCAGCAAAGAAGATGGTGGTTTCCCCAACAAAAAAGGTTGCAGTTGCCACACCAGCAAAGAAAGCAGTTGTCACCCCTGGCAAAAAGGCAGCAGCTATGCCAGCCAAGAAGACAGTTACACCTGCCAAAGCAGTGGTAACACCTGGCAAAAAGGGAGCCACCCCAGGCAAAGCATTGGTAGCAACCTCTGGTAAGAAGGGAGCAGccaccccaggcaagggagcaaaGAACGGCAAGAATGCCAAGAAGGAAGACAGTgatgaagaagatgaagatgaCAGTGAAGAGGAAGACGATGATGATGAAGAGGAGGATGAACCAGCAGTGAGGAAGGCAGCTGCTGCTTTTGGTGCTGCTCCTGCCACAGATGATGAGGATGATGAGGATGACGATGACgacgatgaggaggaggaggaggaggaggatgatgAGGAGGAGGACGACGAAGATG ACTCTGAAGAAGAACCTATGGAGATTGTACCAGCGAAAGGAAAGAAAGCTCCAGTAAAAGCTGCTCCTGTGAAAGCTAAGAGCACTGCTGAAGATgaagatgaagaggaggaggatgatGATGACGAGGAGGAAGAGGATGACGATGACGAAGAGGAGGAGGAcgatgaggaggaagaggaggaggaggaggaggaggaagaggaagaag AGCCTGTCAAAGAAGCACCTGGAAAAcgaaagaaggaaatggccaaaCAAAAAGCAGCTCCTGAAGCCAAGAAACAAAAAGTGGAAG GCACAGAACCAACTACGTCTTTCAATCTCTTTATTGGAAACCTGAACTTCAATAAATCTGCTCCTGAGTTGAAAACGGGTATCAGTGATATTTTTGCTAAAAATGATCTTGCTGTTGTTGATGTCAGAATTGGTGTGTCTAG GAAGTTTGGCTATGTGGATTTTGAATCTGCTGAAGACCTGGAAAAAGCCTTGGAACTCACTGGTTTAAAAGTCTTTGGCAATGAAATTAAACTAGaaaaaccaaagggaaaagaCAGTAAGAAAG atcGAGATGCAAGAACCCTTTTGGCTAAAAATCTGCCTTACAAAGTTACTCAGGATGAATTAAAAGAAGTGTTTGAAGATGCTGTGGAGATCAGATTAGTCAGCAAGGATGGAAAGAGTAAAGG GATTGCTTATATTGAATTTAAGACAGAAGCTGATGCAGAAaaaaccttggaagaaaagcagggaACAGAGATAGATGGGCGATCCATTTCTCTGTACTACACCGGAGAGAAAGGCCAAAGTCAAGACcatagaggtggaaagaatagcACTTGGAGTG GTGAATCAAAAACCCTGGTTTTAAGCAACCTCTCCTATAGTGCAACAGAAGAAACACTTCAGGAAGTATTTGAGAAGGCAACTCATATCAAGGTGCCCCAGAACCAAAATGGCAAATCTAAAGG GTATGCATTTATAGAATTTGCTTCATTTGAAGATGCTAAAGAAGCTTTAAATTCATGTAATAAAAGGGAAATTGAGGGCAGAGCCATCAGATTGGAGTTGCAAGGACCCAGGGGATCACCTAATGCAAGAAGCC aGCCATCCAAGACTCTCTTTGTCAAAGGTCTCTCTGAGGATACCACAGAAGAGACGTTAAAGGAGTCCTTTGATGGCTCTATTCGAGCAAGGATAGTCACTGACCGGGAGactggatcctccaaagg GTTTGGTTTTGTAGACTTTAACAGCGAGGAAGATGCCAAAGCTGCCAAGGAGGCCATGGAAGATGGTGAAATCGATGGAAACAAAGTCACTTTGGACTGGGCCAAACCTAAGGGTGAAGGTGGCTTTGGTGGccgaggaggaggcagaggtggcTTTGGAGGCCGAGGTGGTGGCAGAGGTGGCCGAGGTGGCTTTGGTGGCAGAGGCCGGGGAGGCTTTGGAG GGCGAGGAGGCTTccgaggaggcagaggaggaggaggagaccacAAGCCACAAGGAAAGAAGACGAAGTTTGAATAG